The following coding sequences are from one Eleginops maclovinus isolate JMC-PN-2008 ecotype Puerto Natales chromosome 11, JC_Emac_rtc_rv5, whole genome shotgun sequence window:
- the LOC134871675 gene encoding P2R1A-PPP2R2A-interacting phosphatase regulator 1 — protein sequence MERMEVDQCAGAAGGALRRSNSAPMITSVSDGMTVFSPVSSARYRRSSVSINPSCPSQLVPLSPFSLTGDRLDHKRQEENMEAALRGSLQRRSASSLIPAPISQWHDHASVWFQSQDSGITPNSSPSPTRRFRPAVSTTVRVPALTPLKRKGGVESDGPPKKLFVAGVSDPPHRSSYTVSVSHSAADSPPAVSPQSSPLSLSPPPSFTPFTSHHHPGH from the exons ATGGAGAGGATGGAAGTGGACCAGTGCGCAGGCGCAGCTGGCGGGGCTCTGCGCAGGTCGAACAGCGCCCCCATGATCACCAGTGTCAG TGACGGGATGACGGTGTTCAGTCCGGTGTCGTCGGCTCGGTACAGACGCAGCAGCGTTTCCATCAACCCCAGCTGCCCCTCACAG ctcGTCCCTCTCTCTCCGTTCTCTCTGACCGGAGACAGACTCGACCACAAGAGGCAG gaggagaacaTGGAGGCGGCCCTCAGAGGAAGTCTGCAGAGACGGAG TGCTTCCAGTCTGATCCCAGCTCCCATCAGTCAGTGGCACGACCACGCCTCAGTG tgGTTCCAGTCGCAGGACAGCGGCATCACGCCAAACTCCTCCCCGAGTCCCACCCGGAGgttcag ACCAGCAGTCAGCACTACTGTGAGAGTCCCAGCACTGACTCCACTCAAGAGGAAAG GGGGAGTAGAGTCTGACGGACCCCCGAAGAAGCTTTTTGTGGCCGGAGTATCGGACCCCCCCCACCGCAGCAGCTACACTGTCAG TGTCTCTCACTCGGCAGCTGACTCCCCCCCTGCAGTCAGTCCTCAGTCcagccctctgtctctctcccctcccccctccttcaCCCCCTTCACCTCCCACCACCACCCAGGACACtaa
- the im:7136398 gene encoding coiled-coil domain-containing glutamate-rich protein 2 isoform X1, translating to MEGEKETAEEKEEEEEEEEDLHHIAATASSIDHQELPIMHWEDLSQRIAELEQQEQERSQRSKRGVRPEDGEWRDVWEEDEEDFRKCRVAVVSSRFHHHKNLQLCFINNSDSEEEEDKKITKRKGCNGAGLKQEVVSALRTLRDELLAEQRECVSGSSSCGAERRKHLERQELQQRSVTQLSRDRATLQHSELGAGGSAAGAGPAEDQAGRHAAGRPGPHLTRTRNHSPIPNAPSL from the exons atggagggagagaaagagacggcagaggagaaggaggaggaggaagaggaggaagaggatctTCATCACATCGCGGCAACGGCGTCCTCTATAGACCACCAGGAACTTCCCATCATGCACTGGGAGGACTTGAGCCAGCGGAtagcggagctggagcagcaggagcaggagagaagccagaggtcaaag aggGGGGTGAGGCCGGAGGATGGAGAGTGGAGAGACGTTTGggaggaagacgaggaagaCTTCAGGAAGTGCCGCGTTGCCGTCGTGTCATCAcg ATTTCACCACCACAAAAACCTGCAGCTGTGCTTCATCAACAACAGCgacagtgaggaagaggaggacaaaaAG ATTACTAAACGTAAGGGTTGCAATGGTGCCGgtctgaaacaggaagtggtgtcGGCTCTGAGGACGCTGAGGGACGAGCTGCTGGCTGAGCAGAGGGAG tgtgtgtctggcagcagcagctgtggtGCAGAGCGGAGGAAACATCTGGAGCgccaggagctgcagcagcgcTCGGTGACACAGCTCAGCAGAGACAGAGCCACACTGCAACA CTCTGAGCTCGGAGCTGGTGGCTCTGCTGCTGGTGCGGGACCAGCTGAGGACCAAGCAGGACGCCATGCTGCTGGACGTCCAGGACCTCACCTGACCCGGACCAGAAACCATTCTCCTATCCCCAACGCTCCAAGCCTATGA
- the im:7136398 gene encoding schwannomin-interacting protein 1 isoform X2 gives MEGEKETAEEKEEEEEEEEDLHHIAATASSIDHQELPIMHWEDLSQRIAELEQQEQERSQRSKRGVRPEDGEWRDVWEEDEEDFRKCRVAVVSSRFHHHKNLQLCFINNSDSEEEEDKKITKRKGCNGAGLKQEVVSALRTLRDELLAEQRECVSGSSSCGAERRKHLERQELQQRSVTQLSRDRATLQQEVHTLSSELVALLLVRDQLRTKQDAMLLDVQDLT, from the exons atggagggagagaaagagacggcagaggagaaggaggaggaggaagaggaggaagaggatctTCATCACATCGCGGCAACGGCGTCCTCTATAGACCACCAGGAACTTCCCATCATGCACTGGGAGGACTTGAGCCAGCGGAtagcggagctggagcagcaggagcaggagagaagccagaggtcaaag aggGGGGTGAGGCCGGAGGATGGAGAGTGGAGAGACGTTTGggaggaagacgaggaagaCTTCAGGAAGTGCCGCGTTGCCGTCGTGTCATCAcg ATTTCACCACCACAAAAACCTGCAGCTGTGCTTCATCAACAACAGCgacagtgaggaagaggaggacaaaaAG ATTACTAAACGTAAGGGTTGCAATGGTGCCGgtctgaaacaggaagtggtgtcGGCTCTGAGGACGCTGAGGGACGAGCTGCTGGCTGAGCAGAGGGAG tgtgtgtctggcagcagcagctgtggtGCAGAGCGGAGGAAACATCTGGAGCgccaggagctgcagcagcgcTCGGTGACACAGCTCAGCAGAGACAGAGCCACACTGCAACAGGAAGTGCaca CTCTGAGCTCGGAGCTGGTGGCTCTGCTGCTGGTGCGGGACCAGCTGAGGACCAAGCAGGACGCCATGCTGCTGGACGTCCAGGACCTCACCTGA